From Kitasatospora sp. MAP12-44:
TCATGCGCTCGGACAAGCCCACGGCGAGGCCCTTCCAGGAGTGGGTCACCGGTGAGTTGATCCCCTCGATCAGGCGGGGTGACACCGATGTCGAACGGCAGCGGGAGCGGCTGAGGGAGACGGTCGGGCAAGCGCTCGGGGAGGGCGGGGTTCCGGCGGGGCGGGTCGTGGTGACAGACCTGGGGTTGACGGTCTGTACGGACGGAAGCGTGCACTGTTCGCACGGTGAGATGGTGATCTGTTTTCCGGAGAAGTCGGAGGGCACCGGGCCGCCCTTCGGGCCGTACTTCCGCTGTCCGGAGCTGGAGCGGGTGGGGATCGCCGGGAGTAGGGCGGTGGAGCTCTGCGAGCGGGTGAAGTTCGTCGACCTGGTCCGCCGGCTGGCGCGGCCGAGGACCGGGCCGCCTCCGGAGCGGACCGGCGGCGGGCTGGTGCTGGAGTTCCGTGGCGGCGAGGTCACGGTGCGCGGGGAGGCCGATGAGCTGGCCGAGCTCGGGCGGGTGGTGGCGCTGCGGCCGGCTGGGGAGTTCGCCGCGCTGCTGCGGGAGTTCGGGGCGGCGGGGTAGGCCCGGAGGTGGAGGAGTAAGCGGCGATTACCCTCACCCTGGGTGAGGGTAATCGCGTTTCCGCAGGTGGGAATGGGTACGGCGATGGCTAGCATGGCCGGTATGCCCTGGTTGTCCGCGTTGCGTGCGTCCGGACGTGCGGGTCTGCGCCTGGAGCGGGAGTTCACCGAGCCGCGGCGGGCGGTGCGGGGGGCCTGTGCGGTGGCGCTGATGCTGTTTCCGACGCTGGCGATCGCCGGGCCGGCGCTGGCCACGTCGGCGGCGATGGGGGCCTTCATCGCGGGGACGGCGACCTTTCAGCGCAGTTTCCGCTCGCGTCCCTCGCTCGCGGCGGTGGCCGGGCTCGGGCTCGGGGTCAGCACCTTCCTCGGGTACCTCGCGGTCTCGGTGCCGGGGCTCTTCCCGGTGCTGCTGGCCGTCTGGTCGTTCGGGGCGGGCCTGGCCTGGTCGATCGGGCCGACGGCCGGGGTGGTGGCCACCAACACCGTCACCGTGATGCTGGTCGTCGTCCAGTTGCCCGTCAGTGTGCCGTCCGCGCTGGGGCACGGGTTGCTCTGCGCGCTGGGTGGTGCGGCGCAGGCGCTGATGATCATCCTCTGGCCGACCCGGCCGTGGGGCCTCCAGCGGGACGCGCTCGCGGATGCCTACGCCTCGCTGGCGGACTACGCCCGTCGGCTGCGGCACGATCCTCATGCCATCTTCGACCCGGGTCCGCTGATGACCGCCCGGCATGCCGACACCCTGACCACCTGGCAGCAGCGGCGCCGGCCGCCCCAACTGCGCGGCCTGCGCGGGATCGCCGAGCGGATCCGGCCCACCCTGGCGGCAGTCGCCGATCCGGCGATCGGTGCGGCGGCCGAGGGGCCCGAGCGGGACCGGGCCCGGGAGCTGCTGGCCGGGTCCGCGCAGCTGCTGGACGCGCTGGCCCGGGCGATCCGGACCGGTGAGCCCGTCGAGTACCTGGCCTCCTCGCCCGCCGCGCTGGTGGCGCCGGCCGCGCCGGTGCTGCACGGTTCGGCGCTGCGCTCGGCCCGGCGGCTCACCACACTGCTGGTGCGCGCCGTCGGGGCGCTCGACCAGTCCGCGGAGGACTCGCTCTCCGAGCCGCTCCCCGCGCGCAGCGGCGCGCTGGTGCGGCCGGGGCCGGCCCGGATGGTGCCGGTGGCGCTGCGGACCGCGCGCGGGCAGCTGGTCTCGGGCTCGGTGATCCTGCATCACGCCGTCCGGCTCTCCGGCGTGGTGACCACGGCCTATCTGCTGGCCAGGCTGGCCGGTCTCGAGCACGGCTACTGGGCCGCGATGACCGCCGCGATGGTGATCCGCCCGGACTTCGCGCAGACCTACAGCCGCGGGGTGGCCCGGTTGGCCGGCACGGTGGTGGGGGTGGTGCTGGCCACCGCGGTGGTGACGCTGGCGGACCCGGGGAGGTGGCTCTCCTGCGCACTCGCGGTGGTCTGCATCTGCGGGGCGTACCTGACGCTGCGTACCGGCTACGCGGTGATGACCACCTGCATCACGGCGTATGTGGTCTTCCTGCTCGACCTCGGGCCCGGCGACGCGGTGCATACCGCGTACGAGCGGGTCCTGCTCACGATGCTGGGCGGCACGGTGGCGCTGCTCGCCTATGCGCTGTTCCCGACCTGGGAGACCGCGCGGCTGCCCGAGCGGACCGCCGAGTGGATCGCCGCCGTCGGCCGCTACTCGGCGGCCGTGCTGACGGTGTTCGGGGAGCCGGCGACCCGTGGGTCGGGCAGCGTGCGAGCCGCGCTGCTGGACTTCCGGGAGGCCAGATCGGCCTTCCTGGAGGCGGTGGAACGGTCCGCCGCCGAGCCCGTGCGGCACGCGGTGCACTCGCCGCAGCTCTCCCGCAAGCAGCTGGAGAAGGTCCGCGCGGCGGTCGGCTTCCTGGCCCGGGTGTCGCTGGTGATGGAGGCCCACCTGCCCGAGCAGCAGGCGGATCCGGTGCCCGGGGCGGCGGAGTTCGGCGGCGTGCTGGCGGACGCGACGGCGGCGGCCGGGGTCGCCCTGCTCACCGGGCGCCCCGCGGAGTTCGGCGCGGTGCGGGCGGCCCACCAGCGGTGGGAGGAGCGGCTGGAGGCCGACCCCGAGCTCGTCCGCGCGCACCGGCCGGGTGACCGGCTGGACGTGCTGCGCTCCGGCGTCCGGTTGCTGATGCAGGCGCTGGGCGATTTGGAGCGGGCGCTGCGTCGGCCGAAGTCCTCAGACCGACCGGTCTCGGACGGGCGGGCGCTGTGAGGGGCTGTGCGTCATCCAGTGGAAGAGGCCCATGCCGACCGAGGTGGCCAGGTTGAAGCTGGAGACCTGCGGGCGCATCGGGATCGCCAGCAGCCGGGTGGCCCGGCCGCGGAGCTCGGCCGAGACGCCGTGGCGCTCGGAGCCGAAGGTCAGCAGCGCGTCGTCCGGGATGGTCACCGCGCGGATGTCCTCGCCCTCCGGGTCCAGCACGTAGAGCGGGCCGTCCGGGAGTTCGGGTGCGCCGAGGCGGGCCACGGCGGTGGCGAAGTGCAGGCCGGCGCCGGCCCGGACCACATGGGGGTGCCAGGGGTCGATGTCGCCGGTGGTGATCACGCCGGTGGCGCCGAAGCCCGCGGCCAGCCGGACCACCGCGCCGATGTTGCCGAGGTTGCGCGGGTTGTCCAGCACGATCACGGGCGCCGGCCGGGGCGTCGCGCGCAGGGTGGCGAGCACCGAGGCCGCCGTCGGCCGGATCGCCAGCGCGGCGACGCCGGTCGGGTGCGGGCGTCCGACCAACTCCCGCAGTACGGCCGGCGGCACCTCGACGGCGGCCGCGGTGATCGTGAGCGCCACATCGTCCGCGAGGTCCGCGGCGAGCGCGGCGAGCGCGGCCCGGTCGCTGGTGAGCACCTGGCGGACCTCGCCGCCGAAGCGCAGGGTGTGCTTCAGCGCGTGAAACCCGTCGATCAGGACGGCCTCGGGGGCCCCGGCTGTCTCGCGCCACCGCCGGACCGCCGCGTCGGGGGCATCATGGTCTGTCATGCCCCCACTGTCGCATGATGATCCGGTCGAGCCGGGCGCGCTGGTCCCCTCCAAGCTCCGGCCGCCCCGGCCGCCCAGCGCCCTGATCGTCCGGCCGGCGCTGCAGCGGCGGTTCAGCGCGGCGGTGGACACGGCGGACCTGGTGCTGCTGCACGGTTCGGGCGGGACGGGCAAGACCTCGCTGCTGCTGGGCTGGTCGGCGGCCCGGCAGGGTCAGGGGCACGGGCAGGGGCAGGGGCAGCGCCCGGTGGCCTGGCTGACCGTGGACGTCCTGGACAACGATCCGGCGCGGTTCTGGGCGCATCTGGCGGCGGCGCTCGCACTGGCCCTCGGCGAGCTGACGGTGGGTGAGGTGGCGGCCGGCGGTGTCACGGTGGACGGCCTGGCGTCCGGGGAGTCGGCGGCCGAGCTGCGGCCCGGCAGCGAGCTGTTCGTGTTGGCGCTGGCCGAGCGGATCGTCGCCTCCGGACGCCGTCCGGTCCTGGTGCTGGACGAGTTCGAGCAGCTCACCGATGCCGTGCTGCACCGCCAGTTCGAGCTGCTGCTGCGCGGCTGCGCGGACCGGCTGACCACCGTGCTGTCGGGCCGGGTGCCGCCGTCGCTGCGGCCGGCCGGGCTCGCGGTGGCCGCGCTCGGCCCGGCGGAGCTGCGGATGGACCGGCGCGAGGCGGGCCGCCTGCTGGCCGGTGGCGGCGAGCTGCGGCTGTCCGAGCAGCGGGTGGCCGCGCTGGTCCGCTCCACCGGCGGCTGGGTCGGCGCGCTGATACCGGCCGCCACCCGGCTGCGGCCGGACAGCGGGGCGCCGCTGCGCGGGGTCGGCCCCGAGGACGGCCTCCCGGCGAGCGGCGCGGTGCTGGCGGAGCAGCTGCTCGCCCAGGTGTGGTCCGCGCTGGACCCTGGGCTGCACGAGTTCCTGCTGGACACCGCCGTGCTGGAGCGGTTCGGGGTCGAGCTGGCCGGCGCTGTCCATCCGGGCGGCGACGCAACGAAGTTGATCGCTCGGCTGCGCCGGGGCGGGATCTTCCTGGCGAGCGAGCAGGACGGCTGGTTCCGCTACCAGCGGCTGCTGCGCTGGGCGCTGGCCGGCCGGTTGGCGGCGCACGACCCGGCCCGTGAGCGGCTGGCGCACCGGGCCGCCGCCTGCTGGCACCTCGCGGCGGGCCACCGCGAGCAGGCCGTCGACCACGCGCTGCGGGCCGGCGACCAGGCCTTCGCCGTCGAGTTGATCGGGCCGCTCTTCGAGCCGCTGCTGGCGGCCGGTCGGCCGGGCACCCTGGAGCGCTGGCTCGGGGCGCTCAGCAACGAGGCGATAGCCGCCGCCGAGGCGCCGTTCGCGGACCGGGCGTCGGCGCTGTGGTCCGCGCTGGGCCGTCCCGACGAGCGGGACCGCTGGGCCCGCGCGGCCGGCCACCGGGCGGGTCCGCGCGGACCGCGGCTGGCGGCGCAGGCCTGGCAGCTCTGCCTGCCGCGCGAGGCCGGGGATTTGGACCGTGCGCTGCGGCAGGGCCGCGCCGCGCTGGACCGCAAGGACGACGGCTGGGCGGCCGGGGCGACGCCGGCGCGGGTGCGGCTGAGCCTGGCCCGGACCCTGCTGCTTGCCGGACACCCGGTCGAGTGCGGCGAGTTGGCGGCAGAGGTGCTGGCCGAGGTGCCGGCGTTGGTGCAGGGCGAGGTGCCGGGCGAGGAGACGCTCGCGCAGGACGGCGAGTTGCTGCGGCGGCTGCACGCGCACGCGCTGCTGGGCCTGGCCGCGTGGCGGACGGGCGAGCACGCGGTGGCCCGGGCGCAGGCCGAGCTGGCGCGGGCCGTCCGGGCCGGCTGCCCGGCGCCGCCGCGCGCCCGGGCGGTGCCCGAGTACCTGGTGCTGCGGGCCGCGCTCGCGCAGCCGTCAGCGGCACCGGAGGCGGCGGAGGCAGCGGAGACGGCGGAGTTGGCGGAGCTCGTCGACGGCTCGCCGGGGCTCGGGCCGGACCGCAGTCTGACCGTCTTCGCGCAGCTGGTGCTGGCGCTGCGCCAGCCCGCCCGCGCGGCCGGGCGGCTGGCCGCGGCGGACGCGGCGCTGGCGGGCCTGCGCAGCGCGCTGGGGCTGGCCGACTTCCGCGCCGAGGTGGCGGCCGCGGTCGGGCCGCCCGCGCCGGGCGCCGCGCCCGCGCCGGGCCCGGTGCTCACCGACCGCGAACTCGCGGTGCTGCGGCTGCTGCGCGCCGATCTGAGCCCCAAGGAGATCGCCGACCGGCTCTACATCTCGCTGAACACCGTGCGCACCCACGCCCGCAACGCCCACCGCAAGCTCTGAGCGCGTTACTCCCACTCCCAGCGGATGCCGGTCTGGCCCGGCGGCTGCTCGGTGGCCAGTACGTGCGCGCTGGCCGAGGCGCCGATCCAGAGCCGCTGGCGCAGCCGGTCGTCCTCGGTCCCGGGATCGCGCTCGTAGCGCTCGCAGTGCGCGGGCACCGCGGACGGGTCGAAGTGCACCTGGAGCA
This genomic window contains:
- a CDS encoding Bro-N domain-containing protein, with protein sequence MSENEMSMLWTTFPGSGQPLRVVIIDGEPWFATADVCKVLGRKNPSDAVKSLDPREVRTVNTLAINLASSEVNRVSAGGNSYHRGSPMLNLVSEAGLYTLIMRSDKPTARPFQEWVTGELIPSIRRGDTDVERQRERLRETVGQALGEGGVPAGRVVVTDLGLTVCTDGSVHCSHGEMVICFPEKSEGTGPPFGPYFRCPELERVGIAGSRAVELCERVKFVDLVRRLARPRTGPPPERTGGGLVLEFRGGEVTVRGEADELAELGRVVALRPAGEFAALLREFGAAG
- a CDS encoding TrmH family RNA methyltransferase, with protein sequence MTDHDAPDAAVRRWRETAGAPEAVLIDGFHALKHTLRFGGEVRQVLTSDRAALAALAADLADDVALTITAAAVEVPPAVLRELVGRPHPTGVAALAIRPTAASVLATLRATPRPAPVIVLDNPRNLGNIGAVVRLAAGFGATGVITTGDIDPWHPHVVRAGAGLHFATAVARLGAPELPDGPLYVLDPEGEDIRAVTIPDDALLTFGSERHGVSAELRGRATRLLAIPMRPQVSSFNLATSVGMGLFHWMTHSPSQRPPVRDRSV
- a CDS encoding FUSC family protein gives rise to the protein MPWLSALRASGRAGLRLEREFTEPRRAVRGACAVALMLFPTLAIAGPALATSAAMGAFIAGTATFQRSFRSRPSLAAVAGLGLGVSTFLGYLAVSVPGLFPVLLAVWSFGAGLAWSIGPTAGVVATNTVTVMLVVVQLPVSVPSALGHGLLCALGGAAQALMIILWPTRPWGLQRDALADAYASLADYARRLRHDPHAIFDPGPLMTARHADTLTTWQQRRRPPQLRGLRGIAERIRPTLAAVADPAIGAAAEGPERDRARELLAGSAQLLDALARAIRTGEPVEYLASSPAALVAPAAPVLHGSALRSARRLTTLLVRAVGALDQSAEDSLSEPLPARSGALVRPGPARMVPVALRTARGQLVSGSVILHHAVRLSGVVTTAYLLARLAGLEHGYWAAMTAAMVIRPDFAQTYSRGVARLAGTVVGVVLATAVVTLADPGRWLSCALAVVCICGAYLTLRTGYAVMTTCITAYVVFLLDLGPGDAVHTAYERVLLTMLGGTVALLAYALFPTWETARLPERTAEWIAAVGRYSAAVLTVFGEPATRGSGSVRAALLDFREARSAFLEAVERSAAEPVRHAVHSPQLSRKQLEKVRAAVGFLARVSLVMEAHLPEQQADPVPGAAEFGGVLADATAAAGVALLTGRPAEFGAVRAAHQRWEERLEADPELVRAHRPGDRLDVLRSGVRLLMQALGDLERALRRPKSSDRPVSDGRAL
- a CDS encoding LuxR family transcriptional regulator — encoded protein: MPPLSHDDPVEPGALVPSKLRPPRPPSALIVRPALQRRFSAAVDTADLVLLHGSGGTGKTSLLLGWSAARQGQGHGQGQGQRPVAWLTVDVLDNDPARFWAHLAAALALALGELTVGEVAAGGVTVDGLASGESAAELRPGSELFVLALAERIVASGRRPVLVLDEFEQLTDAVLHRQFELLLRGCADRLTTVLSGRVPPSLRPAGLAVAALGPAELRMDRREAGRLLAGGGELRLSEQRVAALVRSTGGWVGALIPAATRLRPDSGAPLRGVGPEDGLPASGAVLAEQLLAQVWSALDPGLHEFLLDTAVLERFGVELAGAVHPGGDATKLIARLRRGGIFLASEQDGWFRYQRLLRWALAGRLAAHDPARERLAHRAAACWHLAAGHREQAVDHALRAGDQAFAVELIGPLFEPLLAAGRPGTLERWLGALSNEAIAAAEAPFADRASALWSALGRPDERDRWARAAGHRAGPRGPRLAAQAWQLCLPREAGDLDRALRQGRAALDRKDDGWAAGATPARVRLSLARTLLLAGHPVECGELAAEVLAEVPALVQGEVPGEETLAQDGELLRRLHAHALLGLAAWRTGEHAVARAQAELARAVRAGCPAPPRARAVPEYLVLRAALAQPSAAPEAAEAAETAELAELVDGSPGLGPDRSLTVFAQLVLALRQPARAAGRLAAADAALAGLRSALGLADFRAEVAAAVGPPAPGAAPAPGPVLTDRELAVLRLLRADLSPKEIADRLYISLNTVRTHARNAHRKL